A single region of the Thermococcus zilligii AN1 genome encodes:
- a CDS encoding radical SAM protein, producing MVELIRVSYGTAVAMGLRSGKTLAKPTTAYLMTYWPGHCRNNCAFCVQARESRADPEKLSRVTWPAFELDDVLDALPKGNFSRICLQTIDYPGMVEDVLELLGAFAPLNLPVSVSITPVEKELLGEFKERGVDYVGVGLDAASERVYREVKDSPYSWEDMWEFTRDIVDVFGPKSAFVHLIAGLGETDREMVEAMARAYGMKAEVSLFAFTPIKGTRLENARPPSLERYRRLQLARHLLEKGLSSPGDFEFDESGNLTGFGIPKEELTKLIPPEVFATHGCPGCNRPYYNERPKREPYNFPVKPEKEYVGRIIEAIL from the coding sequence ATGGTTGAACTCATAAGGGTCTCCTACGGAACGGCCGTTGCGATGGGCCTCAGAAGTGGAAAAACTCTTGCTAAGCCGACTACCGCTTACCTCATGACCTACTGGCCAGGCCACTGCAGGAACAACTGCGCCTTCTGCGTCCAGGCGAGGGAGAGCAGAGCTGACCCTGAGAAGCTTTCCCGCGTCACCTGGCCGGCCTTCGAGCTGGATGATGTTTTGGATGCTCTGCCAAAGGGGAACTTCTCCCGGATCTGCCTCCAGACGATAGACTACCCCGGGATGGTGGAGGATGTCCTGGAGCTCCTCGGGGCCTTCGCACCCCTAAACCTCCCGGTTTCGGTCTCCATAACGCCCGTTGAAAAAGAACTGCTGGGGGAGTTCAAAGAGAGGGGGGTTGACTACGTGGGTGTTGGGCTTGACGCGGCAAGCGAGCGGGTCTACAGGGAGGTGAAGGACTCCCCCTACTCCTGGGAAGATATGTGGGAATTTACCCGGGACATCGTCGATGTCTTCGGCCCCAAGAGTGCCTTCGTCCACCTCATAGCCGGCCTCGGGGAGACGGATAGGGAGATGGTGGAGGCCATGGCGAGGGCTTATGGGATGAAGGCCGAGGTTTCTCTCTTCGCTTTCACCCCCATTAAGGGAACGCGCCTTGAGAACGCCAGGCCCCCGTCCCTGGAGCGCTACCGCAGGTTACAGCTGGCGAGACACCTCCTCGAAAAGGGCCTTTCTTCCCCCGGGGACTTTGAGTTCGATGAAAGCGGCAACCTCACGGGCTTTGGGATTCCAAAGGAAGAGCTAACAAAGCTGATCCCGCCGGAGGTTTTCGCCACCCACGGCTGTCCGGGCTGCAACAGGCCCTACTACAACGAGAGGCCGAAAAGGGAGCCCTACAACTTCCCAGTAAAGCCCGAAAAAGAGTACGTGGGGAGGATCATAGAAGCTATCCTCTGA
- a CDS encoding PH1570 family protein, giving the protein MLCEEKLEVFENGFEDGKFNLRVEFYGRDARKVLLAMIRELYLPDYGPEYVYPFECAKEFWGIPLEPGDITEDEFKPSPVKFITQSIADRLEKALNDIGAPVEVKLDEAEVHRLKTGLLALGKNFVLDESRKVLFVFNKPPARGLILKYLGMLDED; this is encoded by the coding sequence ATGCTGTGCGAGGAAAAACTTGAGGTGTTCGAAAACGGCTTCGAGGACGGAAAGTTCAACCTCAGGGTAGAGTTCTACGGGAGGGACGCGAGGAAGGTTCTCCTGGCAATGATCAGGGAGCTCTACCTCCCGGACTATGGGCCGGAATACGTCTATCCATTCGAGTGTGCCAAAGAGTTCTGGGGAATCCCGCTCGAACCCGGGGACATCACGGAGGACGAGTTTAAACCGAGTCCGGTCAAGTTCATAACACAGAGCATAGCGGACAGGCTGGAAAAAGCCTTGAATGACATCGGGGCGCCGGTGGAGGTCAAACTTGATGAAGCTGAAGTCCACAGGCTCAAAACGGGCCTTCTTGCACTCGGAAAGAATTTTGTGCTCGACGAGAGCAGAAAAGTCCTGTTCGTCTTTAACAAGCCCCCCGCCAGGGGGCTGATACTAAAATACCTGGGGATGCTCGATGAGGACTGA
- a CDS encoding serine/threonine-protein kinase RIO2, producing MVSKLLVLDAYPNLRDVDFRILRGVELSMRRYKWVPLEEIARLARVDVETASFRLGRLDNWGLVVRRSDIGYIGYQLTIHGYDALAIRALAKKGVIEAISTAQIGVGKDADVYVGVTPSGEKVAIKFNRIGGRTASRKATYHGHVFYDKHHTSWLYVSRLIAKKEHEALTLLSPIARVPRPVAWNRHVVVMEFIEGRELAELGDTDLTKEEAAEILDKVLDEYLRIVRFGIVHSDMSEFNVVLTGEGEILIIDWAQYMTTVNPESYELLKRDITVLLNAFGRRWGVRREFDEVWPRFESAWRESRGEGDGNQVRTP from the coding sequence ATGGTCAGCAAACTGTTGGTCCTCGACGCTTATCCGAATCTCCGCGACGTCGACTTCAGGATACTGAGGGGAGTAGAGCTCAGCATGCGCCGCTATAAATGGGTGCCCCTGGAGGAGATAGCGCGCCTCGCCAGGGTTGACGTTGAGACGGCATCGTTCCGCCTTGGGAGGCTCGACAACTGGGGCCTCGTTGTAAGGAGGAGCGATATAGGTTATATCGGCTATCAGCTCACGATACACGGCTACGATGCCCTGGCAATAAGGGCCCTGGCGAAGAAAGGGGTTATAGAGGCCATAAGCACGGCTCAAATCGGGGTCGGGAAGGATGCGGACGTCTACGTCGGGGTGACCCCTTCGGGGGAGAAGGTCGCGATCAAGTTCAACCGCATCGGGGGCAGGACGGCCTCCAGAAAGGCAACATACCACGGGCATGTCTTCTACGACAAGCACCACACGAGCTGGCTCTACGTCTCGAGGCTTATAGCGAAGAAGGAGCACGAGGCTTTGACGCTCCTCAGCCCGATAGCCAGAGTCCCCAGGCCAGTAGCGTGGAACAGGCATGTCGTTGTTATGGAGTTCATCGAAGGGAGAGAACTTGCAGAGCTTGGGGATACGGACCTAACAAAGGAGGAGGCGGCGGAAATACTGGACAAAGTGCTTGATGAGTACCTCAGGATAGTCCGCTTCGGGATAGTCCACTCGGACATGAGCGAGTTCAACGTAGTCCTGACCGGGGAAGGGGAAATACTCATAATTGACTGGGCCCAGTACATGACAACAGTCAACCCCGAGAGCTACGAGCTGTTGAAAAGGGACATAACCGTTCTGCTGAATGCGTTCGGGAGAAGGTGGGGCGTTAGAAGGGAATTCGATGAGGTGTGGCCCAGGTTTGAATCGGCCTGGAGGGAAAGCAGGGGGGAGGGGGATGGTAATCAGGTACGAACCCCTTAA
- the sppA gene encoding signal peptide peptidase SppA: protein MKSEVWKYISLMLVLILGVFVTSTALLYLQNQGIGSYTPPQCNCTVTTVNQTQEEWYRARIAELEAQLRAIELGRNVTGGNVSIAVVPIFGIITAETALYVVPTLEKLAKDDSIGGILLWIESPGGAVGPVREIYKEVLLLRTRKPVVAYTGGIAASGGYYIAVASDEIIADPLAEVGSIGVIYVHYNMEKNYAQTGISVEVFKTGPYKDMGGEWRGLTPEEKELIWNQIQSYFRSFLDVVSFGRNMTEEEVKNFASGRTWFAINVTGSLVDSTGNFQTAVEKLEKLMGVRGAEIRVYDSPTGSYSLGPIGSTALYLDPRYLKPILG from the coding sequence ATGAAGAGTGAAGTGTGGAAGTACATCAGCCTGATGCTCGTCCTGATCCTCGGTGTTTTCGTAACTTCCACTGCCCTTCTTTACCTCCAAAACCAGGGCATCGGAAGTTACACCCCGCCCCAGTGCAACTGCACGGTCACGACCGTAAACCAGACACAGGAGGAATGGTACAGGGCCAGGATAGCGGAACTTGAGGCGCAGCTGAGGGCAATCGAGCTCGGGAGAAACGTTACAGGCGGGAACGTCAGCATAGCGGTTGTTCCCATATTCGGAATCATTACTGCAGAAACTGCCCTATACGTCGTCCCAACGCTTGAAAAGCTGGCCAAAGATGATTCAATAGGCGGGATTCTCCTGTGGATAGAGAGCCCTGGCGGAGCCGTGGGGCCGGTAAGGGAGATATACAAGGAAGTCCTCCTCCTGAGGACAAGAAAACCCGTTGTAGCCTACACCGGCGGAATAGCGGCGTCGGGAGGGTACTATATAGCCGTGGCCAGCGATGAAATCATAGCGGATCCCCTGGCGGAGGTTGGCAGCATAGGGGTCATATACGTCCACTACAACATGGAGAAGAACTACGCCCAGACAGGGATTAGCGTTGAGGTCTTCAAAACCGGCCCCTACAAGGACATGGGCGGGGAGTGGAGAGGCCTAACACCCGAGGAAAAGGAGCTGATATGGAACCAGATTCAGTCCTACTTCAGAAGCTTCCTGGACGTTGTGAGCTTCGGAAGGAACATGACGGAGGAAGAAGTTAAAAACTTCGCCAGCGGAAGAACGTGGTTTGCCATCAACGTCACGGGAAGCCTCGTCGATTCAACCGGAAACTTCCAGACAGCCGTTGAAAAACTCGAAAAGCTTATGGGAGTCAGGGGGGCAGAAATAAGAGTGTACGACTCACCCACGGGAAGCTACTCCCTCGGCCCCATCGGGAGTACCGCCCTTTACCTTGATCCCCGCTACCTAAAGCCCATACTCGGGTGA
- a CDS encoding proteasome-activating nucleotidase, whose amino-acid sequence MGSLDEVKGEEVNYDDYVTFLKRRIRQLELQVRTLEADKERLERELSRLRMEMSRLRQPPAFAGNVIEVLDDDRAIVQNYNGPRFVVRIAPWIERDKLKPGSRVALDQRTMAVVELLPSEKDPSVLGFEVIERPNVTYNDIGGLEKQLQELREAVELPLKHPDLFEKVGIEPPKGVLLYGPPGCGKTLMAKAVASQVNATFIRVVGSELVRKFIGEGARLVHELFELAKEKAPTIIFIDEIDAIGAKRLDETTGGEREVNRTLMQLLAEMDGFDPRGNVKVIAATNRPDILDPALLRPGRFDRLIEVPLPDFHGRLEILKVQTKRMNLKNVDLAVIAELTEGASGADLKAIATEAGMFAIRDRRTYVTQEDFLKAVDKVLGSEKRLAQAIAMHEVMYG is encoded by the coding sequence ATGGGAAGTCTTGACGAGGTGAAGGGCGAGGAAGTTAATTACGATGACTACGTCACTTTCCTCAAGAGGAGAATTAGACAGCTTGAACTCCAGGTGAGAACCCTCGAGGCGGACAAGGAGAGGCTGGAGAGGGAGCTGTCAAGGCTTAGGATGGAGATGTCGAGGCTAAGACAGCCGCCGGCTTTTGCGGGCAACGTGATAGAGGTTCTCGACGACGACAGGGCAATAGTGCAGAACTACAACGGCCCGCGCTTCGTGGTGAGGATAGCCCCCTGGATAGAGCGCGACAAACTCAAACCCGGCTCAAGGGTTGCCCTCGACCAGAGGACGATGGCGGTCGTTGAGCTCCTCCCGAGCGAGAAGGACCCGAGCGTTCTCGGCTTCGAGGTCATAGAGAGGCCAAACGTTACCTACAATGACATAGGCGGTCTGGAAAAACAGCTCCAGGAGCTTAGGGAGGCGGTGGAACTGCCGCTTAAACACCCCGACCTCTTCGAGAAAGTCGGCATAGAGCCACCGAAGGGTGTTCTCCTCTACGGCCCACCGGGTTGCGGAAAGACCCTGATGGCTAAGGCAGTGGCAAGCCAGGTCAACGCAACTTTCATACGCGTCGTCGGTAGCGAGCTCGTCAGAAAGTTCATAGGAGAAGGCGCTCGCCTGGTCCACGAGCTCTTTGAACTTGCCAAGGAGAAGGCTCCGACGATAATCTTCATAGACGAGATTGACGCGATAGGCGCGAAGAGGCTGGACGAAACCACCGGCGGCGAGAGGGAAGTAAACAGGACGCTGATGCAACTCCTCGCTGAGATGGATGGCTTTGACCCGCGCGGAAACGTCAAGGTCATAGCGGCAACCAACAGGCCGGACATACTCGACCCGGCTTTACTGAGGCCAGGAAGGTTCGACAGGCTGATCGAAGTTCCACTCCCAGACTTCCACGGAAGGCTTGAGATACTGAAGGTCCAGACGAAGAGGATGAACCTCAAGAACGTTGACCTGGCCGTTATAGCGGAGCTTACCGAAGGCGCCAGCGGAGCCGACCTTAAGGCCATCGCCACGGAGGCGGGAATGTTCGCCATAAGGGACAGGAGGACGTACGTAACCCAGGAGGACTTCCTTAAGGCCGTTGATAAAGTGCTCGGCTCGGAGAAGAGGCTCGCACAGGCGATAGCGATGCACGAGGTCATGTACGGCTGA
- a CDS encoding MFS transporter, translated as MRKGLLALLSLGWIFNYAHRMAVPPLIPIIKAELGINNAEAGLLMTALLLPYALVQVPAGYLGDRLGRKRLLVISIIGYSLSSALIVFARQYWELLAVRALYGVFSGLYYAPATALISEVYRERKGSALGVFMIGSPAGTGIAPLIVVPLALTLQWRYAFAALSAMSLLVGLALIVTVRGEVSKPQRASFSIPGNVFLLSAANFVVLAAFFGLLTFLVSFLVDSGVPIESASALFSLLSAVGIAGSMLGGGLYDRMGKGSIPVVFGLNAVLTFLLAVTASPWVVIPLGLTFYSVGAIVTAYASEKATPENLGSVMGFVNMVGFFGATVGPYLLGLLIDRFGYGKAFLSIPAMYLLAWALTKLEESM; from the coding sequence ATGCGGAAGGGGCTCCTTGCACTGCTGAGCCTGGGCTGGATATTCAACTACGCCCACAGGATGGCTGTTCCGCCGCTGATACCCATAATAAAGGCAGAGCTCGGGATAAACAACGCAGAAGCCGGCCTGCTGATGACAGCGCTCCTCCTGCCCTATGCCCTCGTCCAGGTTCCGGCCGGTTATTTAGGCGACAGGCTGGGGAGGAAGCGCCTCCTCGTGATAAGCATAATAGGCTACTCACTTTCTTCGGCACTCATCGTGTTTGCGAGACAGTACTGGGAGCTCCTCGCCGTCAGGGCCCTCTATGGGGTCTTCTCCGGCCTCTACTACGCCCCTGCAACAGCCTTAATAAGCGAGGTCTACCGCGAGAGGAAGGGCTCTGCCCTCGGGGTCTTCATGATTGGTTCCCCTGCGGGAACCGGAATAGCGCCCCTCATCGTCGTCCCGCTGGCCCTCACCCTCCAGTGGCGTTACGCCTTCGCGGCTCTCTCCGCAATGAGCCTTCTCGTCGGCCTTGCTCTAATCGTCACCGTGCGCGGGGAGGTCTCAAAGCCGCAGAGGGCTTCCTTCTCAATACCCGGGAACGTTTTCCTCCTGAGCGCGGCGAACTTCGTTGTTCTTGCCGCTTTCTTCGGTCTGCTGACGTTTCTGGTGTCATTCCTCGTGGATTCCGGGGTCCCGATCGAGAGTGCCTCCGCCCTCTTCTCCCTGCTCTCTGCTGTGGGGATAGCTGGCTCCATGCTCGGCGGCGGTCTCTACGACAGGATGGGGAAAGGGAGCATCCCGGTGGTCTTCGGCCTCAACGCCGTTCTCACGTTCCTCCTCGCGGTAACTGCATCACCATGGGTTGTTATTCCCCTGGGCCTGACGTTCTACTCCGTAGGCGCCATAGTGACCGCGTACGCCTCAGAGAAGGCCACCCCGGAGAACCTTGGCTCCGTGATGGGCTTCGTCAACATGGTGGGCTTCTTCGGCGCGACGGTGGGGCCGTACCTCCTCGGCTTACTTATCGACAGGTTCGGCTATGGGAAGGCGTTCCTTTCCATCCCAGCTATGTACTTGCTGGCGTGGGCCCTGACAAAGCTGGAAGAATCAATGTAA
- a CDS encoding AI-2E family transporter, producing MRTEAAVWAGISIVILYLVWKVVQPLLSPIIIALALVYVTYPLHSRMSGKIGEKKSAMILTGLLAVLSFLFIFGFVLWVSDVKKQLVNYLGMFFSWLQSVTVLSPTVNEALTEITKGIEARLGTYIASYTYSIPKLSLEVFVLIFVYYGGLINAHAIAEGIYSLIPPENEGFVMRLIEEAKNTLDTLLKSWLTLSVIKGSLTVLGFWGFGIAPVSGAIALGILVVLLELLPFLGGWAVWIPGAIYLAHNSQWGTALLFTIYSATFVSPLPDFFLAPRMTLRRRGLNALISLLGIFGGLWAFGLVGIIIGPVSLGLLTTVIEEWKNAVK from the coding sequence ATGAGGACTGAAGCGGCTGTTTGGGCAGGTATTTCGATAGTGATCCTCTATCTTGTCTGGAAAGTAGTCCAGCCCCTCCTTTCGCCGATAATAATAGCCCTGGCCCTGGTTTACGTTACCTATCCCCTCCACAGCAGAATGTCCGGAAAAATCGGGGAGAAAAAATCCGCCATGATCTTAACGGGACTTTTAGCTGTGCTGTCCTTTCTCTTCATTTTTGGCTTTGTCCTGTGGGTGTCGGACGTTAAAAAACAGCTCGTAAACTACCTGGGGATGTTTTTCAGCTGGCTTCAGTCCGTGACCGTATTGTCCCCAACGGTGAACGAGGCCCTGACCGAAATAACGAAGGGCATTGAGGCCAGACTGGGGACTTACATTGCCAGCTACACCTACTCAATTCCAAAGCTTTCTCTCGAGGTGTTCGTCCTCATATTTGTCTACTACGGCGGTCTAATAAACGCCCACGCTATAGCAGAGGGCATATACTCTCTTATTCCCCCTGAGAACGAAGGGTTCGTAATGCGCCTCATAGAGGAGGCAAAGAACACCCTGGACACACTCCTTAAAAGCTGGCTCACCCTCAGCGTCATCAAAGGTTCCCTCACAGTTCTGGGCTTCTGGGGGTTTGGGATAGCTCCGGTGAGCGGTGCCATCGCCTTAGGAATCCTTGTTGTTCTCCTTGAGCTTCTCCCGTTCCTCGGCGGCTGGGCGGTGTGGATTCCCGGGGCAATATACCTCGCCCACAATTCCCAATGGGGAACGGCACTTCTCTTCACAATATACTCTGCAACCTTTGTCTCACCTCTCCCCGACTTCTTCCTGGCCCCAAGGATGACCCTCAGGAGGAGGGGGTTAAACGCCCTGATCTCCCTCCTCGGAATATTTGGTGGACTCTGGGCCTTCGGCCTCGTCGGGATAATCATAGGGCCTGTCTCCCTGGGCCTCCTCACTACGGTAATCGAGGAGTGGAAAAACGCGGTGAAGTGA